The following nucleotide sequence is from Pseudofrancisella aestuarii.
TTTCAAATATGTCGATAGCTAAAAAATATAAAGATAGTTTGAATTTAAGATTTGTGGATGAATTTTCAGAATATTATTTTATTCAAAATACATTTAAAATAAATGATGTTAATAATAAAATGTTTTCTATAGTCCCATTTCCTTTTGCTAAGAATATATATTATAAAGGGTTAAAATATGGACTATCAGGAGAAAGTTTAATCCTTGGTGAAAGTACAGGTGTTAGAAATCATGCTGTAGAAAATACAGTAGAGATTAATTATAGTGAAGGTGATATTTTATTATTTATATCACATGATTTTTATAGACAAATAAGAAAATAAGAGAGAAGTTGATATGGAAGAGTTGGCATGTCAAAAATTAGAGCATTTAATAAAAGAAAAGTATAAAGAACTAAAAATATCTCAAGAGTTTAAAAATGACTCCACCAGAGTGGAAAGATACTCATTAGAGCATGAAGGTATTTATTTTGATTTTTCAAAAAACCTTGTAAATGATGAGATTATGCAAGAATTGTATCAGTTGGCTAAGCAAGTAAATATTGATGCAAAAATTAAAAGTATGTTTAACGGAGAAAAGATAAATATTACAGAAGATAGAGCTGTTTTACATACTGCATTGAGAGATTTTTCTAATGAGTCATTAGTTATAGATGGACAAGATATTCGTAAAGAAGTATCTGAAGAAAAACAAAGAGTTAGGAGTTTAGTAGAAAGTGTTTCTTCAGGAGAATGGAGAGGATTTTCTGGTAAAAAAATCACAGATGTTGTAAACATTGGAATTGGCGGCTCTGACCTTGGACCAAGAATGATTGTTGAGGCTTTGAGACCTTATCATTGTACCGGGCTGAAGGTTCATTTTGTATCTAACGTAGATGCAGATTCTTTGTTACAAGCACTAAGCGTAGTTAATCCTGAAACAACTTTATTTATTGTAGCCTCTAAATCTTTTTCAACAGAAGAAACTTTACTTAATTCTATATCAGCAAGAAACTGGTTGGTTGACTTTTATGGTGATGAGAGTTCAGTATCAAATCATTTTGTAGCAATTTCTAGTAAGCTAGATAAAGTAAAAGAGTTTGGAATAGACCTAAAACATTGCTATAAAATGTGGGATTGGGTTGGGGGTAGATATTCATTATGGTCATCTATAGGAATGAGTATAGCTTTCGCAATTGGGTATGATAACTTTGGAAAATTATTACAAGGCGCATACTCTATGGATAGACACTTTAGAGAAACATCTATAGAAAAGAATATGCCAATAGTAGCTGCTCTTTTAGGTACACTTTATACAAATTATTACGATGCTCAAACTCAGACATTATTACCATATGATAATAGGCTTTGTTATTTAGTTGACTATTTACAACAAGCAGATATGGAAAGTAACGGCAAATCAGTTAATTTAGAAGGGCATTGTATAAAGAACTATCAAACTGGTGCTGTGCTATGGGGAGGTGTTGGTACTAATGGACAACATGCTTTTCATCAATTATTGCATCAGGGAGAAGTTTTTATACCAGTTGACTTTGTTGCTGTAGCTAAAAGTTATCATAACTATGATAATCATCAACAAGCTTTATTAGCAAATTGCTTTGCACAATCTCAAGCTTTAATGGATGGGTTATCCTATGATAAAATATTTGAAGAATTAAAAGCTACAGGCTTGTCTACAACACAAATAGAGTTTCTTGCGCCCCATAAAGTTATTAAAGGAAATAAGCCTAGTAATACTTTTTTACTTAAAGAGCTGACCCCTTATAATTTGGGGATGCTGGTAGCATTATATGAACATAAAATTTTTGTACAAGGAGTTTTGTGGAATATTAATAGTTATGATCAATGGGGTGTTGAGTTAGGTAAAAAGCTTG
It contains:
- the pgi gene encoding glucose-6-phosphate isomerase; translation: MEELACQKLEHLIKEKYKELKISQEFKNDSTRVERYSLEHEGIYFDFSKNLVNDEIMQELYQLAKQVNIDAKIKSMFNGEKINITEDRAVLHTALRDFSNESLVIDGQDIRKEVSEEKQRVRSLVESVSSGEWRGFSGKKITDVVNIGIGGSDLGPRMIVEALRPYHCTGLKVHFVSNVDADSLLQALSVVNPETTLFIVASKSFSTEETLLNSISARNWLVDFYGDESSVSNHFVAISSKLDKVKEFGIDLKHCYKMWDWVGGRYSLWSSIGMSIAFAIGYDNFGKLLQGAYSMDRHFRETSIEKNMPIVAALLGTLYTNYYDAQTQTLLPYDNRLCYLVDYLQQADMESNGKSVNLEGHCIKNYQTGAVLWGGVGTNGQHAFHQLLHQGEVFIPVDFVAVAKSYHNYDNHQQALLANCFAQSQALMDGLSYDKIFEELKATGLSTTQIEFLAPHKVIKGNKPSNTFLLKELTPYNLGMLVALYEHKIFVQGVLWNINSYDQWGVELGKKLGKNIIKAMENKNSKEYSSLDASTKALLNRI